The following is a genomic window from Chaetodon trifascialis isolate fChaTrf1 chromosome 13, fChaTrf1.hap1, whole genome shotgun sequence.
AAGCATCAATTAccagtctgtgtctctgtgacacATCCACTTTCAGCTTGGCTGTTCTGAATAGTACAGCAACTGGAGTGTACACAAAGAGGCATGAGTACATTTAAACTGACATACAATGGTGCTCAAATTCTAACTAAATTATTAGAAACTTAATAATAAATTAATCAATTTACACTCACCAATGCCGGTATTTGCACTGACGACGAGCATAGCAAAATCCGGACAGTAGCTGGTGAGGCCAAAGATGGTGGTCTTCAGGTATTTGTGGTGACCCGCCAAATCaatgaatgtgatcattttagAGGCACTCTCACAAATCTCCTCTGTTGTTCGAGACTCACTGTAATTCACAACCTGGGAAACAAGTAATCATACTTAGAGTGTCACCGTTTATATTagacaaagaaagaagcagCACCACCAACATATTCCTCAGTCAATTACTAGGACTTAGGAAAGTCTGTGATAATCATAAGTATTTAAGTGTGCTGTAATTTTTGGCAAATGATAAGCCATGTACTAGGGTACAGGCACTTGGATACACATTATTTTGTCTCTCGTGCTGTATCTTCTCTCACCTCTCCTTTGCTATTGAAACCAAGGATCTCAAAGCTGATGCTTGAAGTGCGTCCAGTCTGGATCTCATGCAGATGTCTGAAGAGGTTGAGTCTCGCTCTTCCCCGTCCATTGTCCAGCTCACCCTGTGTCAAAACACCCAACAGAGTGGACTTGCCAGAGTCCACATTACCCAGCACAGCAACCCGCAGGTCCAAGAACTGCagggaaaatgcaaaaaatgagggatttttaaaaattaaaaagatcaacaacaaaaaagcaacatgtcTTCACAGTGAACTAACCTGCTGGTCATCTGGCACCTTGCGAATGAGAACCTCAGCAATCTTACGGGGCACATCAGAGTCATAGTCCACCTCTCGCTCTCTGAGAACGGTGATGTCAGCTCCAACTctgtcagaaaaaagaaaaacaaacataaaaaaatgttttgttttgattgtgaTTACAATCTTACTTCTTACTGACACGCCTATCCAAACTGGAAAATGGCTTTCTTTACAATGCCGCATTTTCATTTGCTATTTGTGTGGTTAGGGTTATAACTTGATGATAGAAAGTGACAGTGCACTAAGGcctgaataaaaataaatttcATAACATCTTGACTTACTTCTCTGCCAGTTTGTGGAGCGTTTTCAGTGATGCCCTCATATCTTCCTCTGACAATCCCACCAGCATGCCATTATCCTCAACACCTATTTGATAGACAGCTTCGCCTCGACCCTCCTGCAGTCGCCATTTCATTTGTGTTGCCAGGTGCTCAAAGCGGTATTGTGTGGGGTTCACCAGCTTCAGCTAGCAAAGGAAAGACTTTAGAAATCAGTGCTGACCTTCAACCTAGATTATGGAAATTTAAACAACTAATTTTAAAGGATTACTGTTGAGCAGAGgcaaataaaaatctgaaacaaaGTCAATGTTGGTGTGGTGGGGGGAGCAGCTGTCCAGATACTAAAAATGCTCTTGCTAATCCACTGTGGTGTTGACTTTCCATCGCAGACTTGTGATACTACACTTGTACTGAACATTCTGACATATCACCTACATACTGCTGACAGCTTACTCTAATGATGAATGACATTCATTTTCACATGCTGTTTATTGTTACAGTGTAACACATATGGAGAAACCAGTTCGCTTTGAAGGAAATCAAAATATCTTTTGAACGCAACAAAGTCCTTGCATGACAGCCGATTTGCTTACCTTGTACTCTATGTTTCCCTCTTCAGCCtaagagacggagagacaaacaaagacagaacaggaacaacagctgtcagactgtagaGAAGTGAGACAACAGGCTATTGATTTgttaaaagacacaaagaaaagcaatcTGATTGAATGAGCAGTCAAAGCGCAGCTGTGAATAGGCAGTCACTGAGAGCTATACAAAGTGACTAACTGCTTAGCTAGCCCTAACACACAGCTACTTCATGCGTTATTAGACAAAGAACACAAATGCGTACAAGCCAATTTATACAATTTAGGCAATATCGCCACAAGCGGGCCAAATATCTCAAATGTATGCGAACAGCTGTGGTAAGTGCAGGACAGTGGCGCTGGTTACACGCCGGTGGAGCCGTGGGGTATGTTGAGACTTGTCCCGTTTACCTCAGTAAGTGTTTACTACCACGGTAACCGCTCATAAACACAATTTGGCGAACATTTCAGCAACTATCGTGATAAAGAAGTGTTCCGCGTAACCTTTCGTTACTGTGTAGTAACACAGTGCTTTGCTGAGCCAATGTCAGGGCTGTAACAGTAACATTAGCTATCTTAGATGTAGTTCGACCGAGCACACCCGCCCCCTGTTAGGTATTTACAAACACAGCTGTTCCTCCTCCACTAGCTAGCTTCAATGCTAGCCGGCTATAGGAATCAGCTTCGTGAAATTGGTTTACGACTGTAAACCTACTGTGAAAAGCAAAATGTAACAGCAAATATGAGATTGCTAACTTACTATATTGTTAGCCTCGTGTATCCGtctcattcatttttctttagcTACGTGTCACTGCGGGTTCAAAGACAAGTCAGGGCAGGACAGCTAACCCCGTCGACGGAGACGCAATGACAACTTACGGTTATTTGTGCTACACATCACAAAATGCACACCAACACCTGTTTAAGTTCACGTTGTCATTAGCAGACTGTGGCATGGGTCGCAAATAGCATTAGCTTGATTACGCTAGCGGTAATAGTAATTTCAGCCTTACCTCTGGAGGTAGATATGGGGTGTTATTGCTTGGTTTGAAGTTGCGAGAGAAGCGAGCCTTGGATTTCTTGTTGTTCTTTACACAGGCTTTTTTGGGGGCTATCCCATAGCCATTTCCCGGTTTGACGTTGGCCGCAGCACCTTGAGATCCAGAGCCGTGTCCATTTCCTGAGCAAAATAACTCCGATACCCGCGCATCCATCGGCTACTCTGGTACTTAACTTGTTAGCTTACCACTACTAGGATAAATATAATGCtatataattaaaataaaccTCAGCCCAGGCATGCAGGTGTTTGTATTTGTGGGGAATTATCCTGCCATGGGTAGCTTGTAGCCCCCAAAATAAAGGCAAAGCTCCGTCCAACCCAAACTCTTCAAACCGAACAATAACAGCTCCGTCCGAGACTTTCGTTTTGAGTTTACAGTGCGCATACgtcacagactgaaatgtcaaatGGTGCGTTTGATTTTAACAAAAGGAGAGCGCGAGTGAGCGGTTCTTTGTTTTCTGAGTGGCGCAAGATTGAATGTACTTTAAACCCCGCCCGCCTGGGAAAACATATTTTATACACACAGGCATACTCCTCTTTTTGCAGAGCTTTGCATCAGACTGAAGAAGcatacacacatttgtttgcagACATTAGAAAGCTTGTttgtaaatgatgatgaaacaagATCAAAAAATATGTCATCATCTTAGACATAGAGATCACTGAGTTGAATTTAACCTCTACGTCGTCGTTTAGAGGCTTTAAATGAGAATACCTCTTCgcttgtgtgttcatgttcaatAACGTTGTAATGAGAAACCTGAGAATGTTATTCACGCTAAAGAAACATAAAACGGACAGCGACAAAGTAATATGGAAACCGgtttattttcttcaaactTTTGCTACATCAACCAAAAATCATCTACAATCATCATCTCGTCTATCATACACCATTACAGTAGAATGAACGTGGTTTCGACAGACTGGTATTTTTCCATCTCGCATtaacaaacatgtaaacaaacagagagaaacttttGAGTGGTGCAATTTCTTGACCATAGCAAGGGGACAAGAGTGCCATCAGGTGTTTGGTTGAAAATATGACTTGTGCATTGGTCCTAACTCCATGGACTTCTGGGTGCCCTTGATCAGACAGTCAATTGCAAAGCACAATGTTACTACTACAGAGGAAGTTAAGAGTGACTGACGAGCATGTTGGCTTTAGTTTTTGAAAGTAGGTCTGACCATTAGCCTGTTTAacaatttcctgtttgtgtaGACTATTTGAATATGTTTCTTATGCTGGGTTTGACTATATTTATTTAGCACATTTGTTTTGCAAATAACTAGACTAGATTTTATCTGGACCGACTGTCACCAGCAGTCTTTATTACATTATAGTTGCTCCTGGTGTTGCAATTACTTCTATATGTGGGCTAATTACTGGTGGTGCAGTATGATATCATGTTCAACTCTTCAGGGCCTGaactaatttatttttttctatgttATTTTGCAgattggctgcacggtggcgcagcaggtagtgcgcgtgcctcacagcaagaaggttgccggttcgatccccgggtcaggcggggcctttctgtgtgaagtttgcatgttcttcccgtgcatgcgtgggttctctccgggtactccggcttcctcccacagaccaaaaacatgctcattaggttaattgatgactctaaattgtccataggtgtgagtgtgagtgtgaatgtttgtttgtcattacatgtggccctgcaatcggctggcaaccggttcagggtgtaccccgcctctcgcccattgtagctgggataggctccagccccccgcaaccccgaaagggataggcggtatagataatggatggatggattttgcagattacatttttccatttcaaacagTTTAGTCTGacctttgttttcatgtcaaGCCTTTGGAGTCACATGGAaggagcatcatcatcatcaaaaggGTTGAATCTAAGTTAGACAGATAACTCAGTAACTCAGCTCAGCATTTTCCAAACTAATTTTAGATTAGTTGCTTTACTTTTACTCAAGGTTGATCTATAGATCTTACATCTAGTCCCATAAAATACCTCAACACTTATTAGACTGTTTTTTGCATAGGACATTTTAGTCTGTGGTGCTTACTTAAAGACCTGTTGAAAGAACAACATTCTGTATTTCAACAAAtgaagttgtttattttattcattattatcattattgttatatACAGAGCTCAAGACACACAGTTGACATGAACTGTGATTACTTGTTCCTGCAGAGAAACTAAGATTTGAGAAGAGTCAGCCAACTCCCCTGTGGGAAATGAATAGTTCCAGAGAGTGTGGCATTTCTGAAACTCAACACTGATTGGTCAAGCGACCTATGATGCAGGGGCTCAGCCCATTCAGTCCTGGCTGAGAGAAGTGTTTTGGGATTTTTATAGCCTTAAGTTCCTTTAAACGTCCACATTCACACCCACAGGCGAACACAGCGCTCCCTCGGTTTTGTTCTTCTGGTCAGCATGGGTTATCCACTGGTGATTCTGCTCTGTGTGGGACTTCTGCACCAGACTGCGAGGGCCGTCCTCATGGATAAACTAGCAGACAACAAGATTTGTGGAGATGCAGAATGCTCATGTGAGTCAGAGCAGTAAAGAGAAGCATGTCACAGTATGCAGAGTGACTATTATGTAATAAAATCGTGCAGTAGAAAGCATGTACTtgataacattttaaaaatagtagattttttcatttatatttcactGTCCTCTCTTGTGTTCTGTGCTTCATTAGATGTTCTGTCCATGGCCACAGCCTTGGATGACTTCATAGCTCCTGATTGCAGATTCATCAACATCAAGAAGGGTCAGATGGTTTATGTGTATTCTAAACTGGTACCAGAGGAGGGCGCCGGAGTCTTCTGGTCTGGAAGTGTACGTGCATAGTTGTCACACGTTACAAAAGGCACAGCTGTGGcaaataaatgtgaactttCTGGCCTTTATGAGCAAAATGGCGAGAAAGACGTTTGGttcaatatatatttttctttcttttggaaAGTCGCATGCATTTTGAATGACTTCAAGTTTAGTGACGATGGTTAAATGCATGCAGCATATCTAATGTTGTGTATGGTAATTTGCTAGAGAGGCCATGCTGTTTTCACTGGCAGGTTTACAGTGAGCGGTATGTGGACCAGATGGGCATTATTGGATACTTCCCTGCAACTGTGGTGAAGGAGACACATAAGTTCGTTCAAGACACAGTTAAGATTCCCACAGCTGTGAGTATATTTGACTCTTTTGTACGACAATATCTGAGGAGAGACTTTCATTTTTCCCGGTCAAcattcatctcatttcatttgtattttgcattttttcaggAGATGGACTTCTACTGTGATTAAGGCGTGACAGACTGAAGCCTCTCTCCTCTCAAGCATTCATTTTTGTAACTCTGGCTGTCATAAATGAAAGTAGACAGTTTTTCTCTCAGGCCAGTGTGTCCAACTATATGTCATTAAATCCTATggcgctgtctgtctctggtggGAATGAAAACCTGGACACTCTCAGTCCTCCAGCCCACAGTCTGACACCCCCTGCTCTCGGGTCAGCTAGTCCTTTCAGTCTTGCTTTGTCTTAACAACACACTTTGCTCAATAAACCATTTTCCTGTGAATCTAAAATGTTGATTCTTTGAAACGATAAGAATTCATTCTGCTGACACAAGGAACAGCTGTGAAGATCCTCTCCTGTTGTGACTATATTATCACCTTCAATTTATAGTGCTGATGTAGCCTTTTTATTGCAGTATCAGCATTCCTTGacactgttgtcattttcagttACACTGAAAACTACCTGCATTGCACACAGTTCATTATAAAGCTGCAGGGAAATAAGTCCACtacatgttttctctctctctcttctctttttttttttagaagaaaAATAGTGTTTGAGACAAATAATTACACAAAGgcatattttgcattttcattgtttactaTACCAATTACTCATGTTTGCAAAGGCTATTTTTAGCAAACACATGatcatattttctgttttgtgtctttttagcCACTTAACACACCCCAATCTCCTCTCTTACACACTCATCCGAcaacaaatgatgaaaataattgtacTGTACAAGCCATTCTGAGCTAACTGGTAAATCTAATGAGGAGCATTAGTACAGGTGAGATGCTGACTTATGGTGATATATGGTGGAGCAGCATGAGCAGGATGAGATGGATTTAAGACTGATAAATGAGGTAACTCAGTAATGATACAGCAGCACTGGAAAAACACTCAGAAATAAGAAACTTTAGAGACAAAAAACATACAGCTACTCCTATTATCAAGGGGAACGCTGGAAATGTGAAGCAACAATCCTGTTTTCCCAGACTCAATCATCACTTCTCTCAGTTAACTGGCAGATTATTGACCATTCCTCAAACTAAAAGCACTGCAATCTACAAAACAAATGATTTACTGTGTATAATGCTGTCAAAGTGTCAAAATCACCATTGTTTGTACGGTTACGAAGGTGGATCATATTTGTATGACAATTAGTAGCTACCTGTATTCGTTTGTTTACAACTAATGACACCTGTTCCATGCTGATATATTCTGTGTTTGACCATTCAGTGACAATAATTGAGCAATTTGTTTTAGTGGATACATCTGTGGTATTTGCTAAAAGCTCTGTTAGATGTGTCAAATATATCAAAGTGCCCCACACCAGACCTCCTTAAAGGCTGCTTACTGCCACTTAGCGTAATACGGCGTTTGAACCTTTGCTTTTAATTGTGAAGTTATTTTCCATGAAGTGTTATTGCATTATCTACACCATCCATCTAGATCTTCTCTATGTCTGTCagccagtctgtctgtctgtctcatatccacccacacacacacacacacacacacacacacgcacacacacgcacacacacgcagcttcCAGAGAACCATCATGATTAAACATGCCCTGATGTATTGTCACAGTTAAGACTCTTTCCAAAGGATGATTTGAATCTCTTTTTGATTGGTTTTGAATCATCAGTATCTCTGCTTTATGCGTCAAAGCACCCACCCAGATACAGTGCTGAATAAAACATCTCATTCAAATACCCTATGTTGGATTTTCAGATCCAAAGATGTCTCTTTTCAAAAAAGAAAGCCTCAGTGATTTAGTCAATGTTCTTCAGAGCTGCCAGTTAATGTCTCTGACATCTCAGGAAGTCTCTTACATGACTGCTGCATGCATTGATTTGTGAGGCCACTACAAATAGGCCattttcattagtttttttctgtttgacctGAGGCATTCTTAGAAAGGCGGGTTTACAGGTTCAGGGAATAGGGCTGTCACGCATTACGATCAATCTCCTGTGCCCTTCCCAGCCCAGATCAATGCAAACCTGTTTCAAATGTGGACATCCACCACAAAATGTCACTCAGGAGAAACATACCTGGGGCATGTCTGAGGGGTCTGTTAAAGCTGTTTTCACAAGAGAAGACCAAAGCATTTCTCAaagcatttttgaaaatgatttcagtGCAGAAAAATAGCATCCGTCTCAATATGTAGTCATATTGGAATGAAATTGGCGTCATCACACAGTATATAGAGGAACTGGATGCTGCGTTCAATGGTTATTCCTCACAGCTGtcacaaagaggtgaaaagCTCAGCATCTTTTCAGCTGACTGCCAATAGCAGAggtatgtgtgtacgtgtagGCCCATCCACAGAATACCCAAATCACAGGAAGTCTTCCATGAGACAGCTATAGTTTTTGGGTGTTACCATGGTGACAGGCAGGGATACTGTGACAGATGAGATTgacgtgtgtgcatgcttgtgtgtttcctgtgtgtgagaTTAAAGGAGCAGCTGCCAAACGCAGGCGACAGTAGGTACATTTTTTCCATCCGGTGTCACACCCACATGCTTACGCCCAGCAGCACATCACCCTTCAGAGCTGAGAAATCAACAGCTTCAGGTCTGGTTAGCATCTGACAACATGAGccctattttttctttttacatccCAAAAACTCACATCTGGCATGTCTGTGTGATGCAACGAGTCGTGATACTGTGAACAAATGCAGGCTAAAAGCTCTTAATCAGTCAATTGACTTCAAAGCTGAAGCAATCacaaaaaggagagaagaaaatatAATCAGCGATagataattttatttatttgtgtgagAGTTCCTGGATACGCACAACAAAACACTCTGTACTGTATTGGAGGAAAGACTTGTACggttctgaaaaataaaaacctaaCCTTGGATTGAGAGGAATTGGGGTGGGAATGAAAAAGAGATTGAGGTTCAAAGAATGTTTGAAGCGCAAACATATTGGCCTCCAGACATGGGATGACTcagcatgaaatgttttttgatgAAACAGCTCATTTCTTTCCATGGGCGAACAACAAGAGGCTTTGTCCTGCTGAGAGGAGTTATTTACTCAGGACAATTGCAGGCAGAAAACTTCATTTGATATCCTCAACAATGATGGAAGACCCTGTGCtttatgtacatgtgcatgacAAGAGGAAAGCGCaaagtgtgtctgcagtgaccGAATTAATAAGCAGTGTCTTCCAGGTGCTTGAACGATAGGGTTTGTCGTTGAGATTTTCGTCAGCGGTGTCAGAAAATGCCAGCTCACTGCTTGTTTGAACTAAATCGATCAATCAGTCGGCGAGAATCAATCACGGCTACCGCCTGAGGATCAGCCGTGTCCGTCTCACTTGATTAATATTCTCTTCATTTGAAAATGCGTCTGTCGGTCTAGTTTTGTGTCAAGAATATGTCACCACCAGCTGGCCACCTCACGTGTATCGCTGCCGTATTTCAGGGATAAGTGACAATAGACGTGTTTAATCAAGAAGAAATTGCGGCTTCAACAAtactctttttctctctgtttttatctctctactcttttgttctctctccccttttctctgtgtgtctgtgttatatCTCTGACTCATATAATTGCATAAGCTAGTGTAATTCCACCcattttctctgtcacacaacCACACAAAGAAACCATTGATTTCATTTCTTG
Proteins encoded in this region:
- the LOC139341563 gene encoding otoraplin-like translates to MGYPLVILLCVGLLHQTARAVLMDKLADNKICGDAECSYVLSMATALDDFIAPDCRFINIKKGQMVYVYSKLVPEEGAGVFWSGSVYSERYVDQMGIIGYFPATVVKETHKFVQDTVKIPTAEMDFYCD